A stretch of the Schistocerca serialis cubense isolate TAMUIC-IGC-003099 chromosome 2, iqSchSeri2.2, whole genome shotgun sequence genome encodes the following:
- the LOC126457189 gene encoding B-cell receptor-associated protein 31 yields the protein MSLQWTIIAAFLYAEIAVVLLLVLPVASPQRWQKIFKSRFLKSLTSQAQIYFVVLLAVLVLFFLDAIREMKKYSSPDESAHQHLDAEMQVNMRLFRAQRNFYISGFALFLSLVIRRLVCLMSMQATLLAQSEAAMQQARSATTTAQSLMAQNQTSAAQNDTNEAHDKEVTELKKKLAKLESDLEREKKDKEAIKAQAQSVSTEYDRLNEEFRKMQAKVDVASGEPKKDA from the coding sequence ATGAGTCTCCAGTGGACAATAATTGCtgcttttctgtatgcagaaattgctgttgttcttctgttggtgttGCCTGTTGCTTCACCGCAAAGAtggcaaaaaattttcaaatcaagATTCTTAAAGAGCCTCACAAGCCAGGCACAAATCTATTTCGTTGTGTTGCTGGCAGTGCTGGTTCTCTTCTTTCTCGACGCCATACGTGAAATGAAAAAGTATTCCAGTCCAGATGAATCTGCGCACCAGCATCTTGATGCCGAAATGCAGGTGAATATGCGCCTTTTCAGAGCTCAGAGGAATTTTTACATATCAGGATTTGCTCTGTTCTTGTCACTGGTAATTCGGCGACTTGTGTGCTTAATGTCAATGCAAGCAACGTTGTTGGCACAAAGTGAAGCTGCTATGCAACAAGCGAGATCAGCAACTACTACAGCTCAGAGTCTCATGGCACAGAATCAGACAAGCGCGGCACAGAACGACACGAACGAAGCCCATGACAAGGAGGTGACAGAGCTGAAAAAGAAACTTGCGAAGCTGGAGAGCGATCTAGAACGCGAGAAGAAAGATAAGGAGGCCATTAAAGCTCAAGCACAGTCTGTTAGCACAGAATATGATCGTCTAAATGAAGAATTTCGTAAGATGCAAGCCAAGGTAGACGTTGCTTCTGGTGAGCCGAAGAAAGATGCTTAA